Proteins from one Rhizoctonia solani chromosome 5, complete sequence genomic window:
- a CDS encoding peptidyl-prolyl cis-trans isomerase, cyclophilin-type protein encodes MPYCFLRITIGGKKPVPETPDKDYIVVKLYDDVPITAENFRALCTGEKGVGASGNNLSYRGSMFHRVVPGFVIQGGEIFRRFYSWEWIRGESIYGRKFADESFARKHDRPGLLSMANAGPNTNTSQFFITLAPQPGLDNKHVVFGEVVEGWEIVQAIENTPIKKGKEKPKSDVKIVQCGQLQSNN; translated from the exons ATGCCTTACTGTTTCCTTCGTATTACTATTGGTGGGAAGAAGCCTGTCCCCGAAACACCTGATAAGGATTACATTGTTGTGAAGCTATACGACGATGTTCCTATCACAGCAGAGAACTTTCGGGCATTGTGTACGGGAGAAAAGGGGGTTGGAGCATCTGGAAACAATTTAAGCTACCGTGGAAGTATGTTTCACCGCGTTGTTCCCGG ATTTGTGATTCAGGGTG gagaaatattcaggCGATTTTACTCATGGGAATGGATACGGGGCGAGTCGATCTATGGACGCAAGTTTGCAGATGAGAGTTTTGCTCGTAAACACGATCGACCAGGCTTGTTATCAATGGCCAACGCGGGTCCGAATACCAACACGTCTCAGTTCTTTATCACGCTTGCGCCCCAACCGGGATTAGACAATAAACATGTCGTGTTTGGGGAAGTTGTCGAAGGATGGGAAATTG TCCAAGCGATTGAGAACACGCCTATCAAAAAGGGCAAGGAGAAACCCAAGTCGGACGTGAAGATTGTGCAGTGTGGACAACTTCAGTCCAACAACTAG
- a CDS encoding mitogen activated protein kinase kinase gives MSSTMPPTEPPVAADAEKKPGAAAPKKKRNIKALQLNVEPASAPAPAPPPIQLAARSSKAPGAKPAAGKRKPPKMDLTKSKGAAPDDAAGKKATSPGLLNVDAPGSAPAARRTSYHSKLSEQLANLDVGADKLDLKLEDLEEFRELGAGNGGTVKLVKHLPTQTTMAKKVVFIDAKPAVRKQILRELQIMHDCHSEHIISFYGAFVSDPHIHICMEYMDKGSLDGIYKKHGAIDIQVVGKIAIAVLEGLTYLYDVHRIIHRDIKPSNILFNSKGEIKICDFGVSGELINSIADTFVGTSTYMSPERIQGAQYTVKSDVWSLGISLIELALGHFPFAESSSDDSDLSDLAELDENVSTSNPVDLSTLPSGRSKKPKRPTTKKDKRKSKGVSLQGGGMTMSILELLQHIVNEPAPRLLPESKYPPMAVEFVDQCLLKDPEARPTPKDLLYRTRFSPPDLNAMGSSSSTIEFSPLVPQSPPLGIMPAYAQNHELTLKLREKRMSLSGDSFEITDPQGRPYFKIEGSALSFRDRKSAKLDVTFKNAADGREVRLDLRGSLFDRNAEITVNDQPVARISRQFMNSGQLIFDQQTYYLTVAPGVDAAMMVALCVCMDEKQNEQH, from the exons ATGTCGTCTACAATGCCTCCGACTGAACCGCCCGTAGCCGCCGACGCAGAGAAAAAACCAGGGGCAGCAGCGCCTAAAAAGAAACGGAATATCAAGGCGCTACAGCTGAATGTCGAGCCGGCAAGCGCACCCGCACCCGCCCCTCCTCCCATCCAGCTCGCCGCACGTTCCTCCAAGGCCCCGGGCGCCAAACCCGCTGCTGGCAAACGTAAGCCGCCCAAAATGGACTTGACCAAGTCCAAGGGTGCGGCCCCCGACGATGCGGCAGGCAAGAAGGCCACTTCCCCTGGTTTACTTAACGTCGATGCACCAGGCTCGGCTCCTGCTGCTCGTCGCACCAGCTACCACTCCAAGCTCTCCGAGCAATTGGCAAACCTTGATGTCGGAGCTGACAAGCTCGACCTCAAGCTCGAGGATCTTGAAGAATTCAGGGAACTCGGTGCGGGCAACGGCGGCACCGTCAAGCTCGTCAAGCATTTACCGACCCAGACCACTATGGCCAAAAAG GTTGTGTTTATTGATGCGAAGCCGGCAGTTCGCAAACAGATCCTCCGAGAACTCCAAATCATGCATGACTGCCATTCAGAACACATCATCTCCTTTTACGGCGCCTTTGTCTCTGACCCACACATTCATATCTGCATGGAGTATATGGACAAGGGCTCGCTAGATGGGATTTACAAGAAGCATGGTGCTATTGATATCCAAGTCGTCGGAAAGATTGCTATTGCCGTTCTCGAGGGGCTCACCTACCTTTACGATGTTCATCGTATCATTCACCGTG ATATCAAACCTTCCAATATCCTATTCAATTCTAAAGGAGAAATCAAGATATGCGATTTTGGCGTATCAGGGGAACTTATCAATTCGATTGCTGACACGTTTGTGGGCACTAGCACGTACATGAGC CCTGAACGAATTCAAGGCGCTCAATACACTGTAAAATCCGATGTATGGTCATTGGGTATTTCGCTCATTGAACTTGCGTTGGGCCACTTCCCATTTGCCGAGTCATCATCAGATGACTCTGACCTGTCCGATTTGGCCGAACTCGACGAGAACGTATCAACTTCAAATCCGGTCGATTTGTCGACACTACCTTCCGGTCGAAGCAAGAAGCCAAAAAGG CCGACGACGAAAAAAGACAAGCGCAAGTCCAAAGGTGTATCACTACAAGGTGGAGGAATGACCATGTCAATTCTTGAACTATTGCAACATATCGTGAACGAACCTGCCCCGAGACTTTTACCGGAAAGCAAGTATCCACCCATGGCGGTCGAGTTTGTGGACCAATGCTTGTTGAAAGACCCAGAGGCCCGACCAACTCCCAAGGATCTTTTG TATCGCACTCGATTCTCGCCTCCTGACCTCAACGCTATGGGTTCCTCTAGCTCGACAATCGAATTCTCCCCTCTCGTGCCTCAGAGCCCGCCGTTGGGCATCATGCCCGCATACGCCCAAAACCATGAACTCACACTCAAGTTGCGAGAAAAGCGCATGTCCCTCTCGGGTGATTCTTTCGAGATTACCGATCCACAGGGCAGACCGTACTTTAAGATAGAAGGCAGCGCGCTTTCTTTTAGAGACCGAAAGA GCGCGAAATT GGATGTTACATTCAAGAATGCGGCAGATGGTAGAGAGGTCCGGCTTGACCTCCGGGGGTCGCTTTTCGATCGAAACGCGGAGATTACGGTGAATGACCAGCCAGTCGCAAGGATTTCGAGGCAATTTATGAATTCTG GTCAATTGATTTTTGACCAGCAGACTTACTACCTCACCGTCGCACCAGGAG TTGACGCTGCAATGATGGTTGCGCTGTGTGTATGCATGGATGAAAAACAGAATGAGCAGCACTAG
- a CDS encoding pectinesterase — MELLVNSLEPTGLLGSAFVVSAGSYPPNGSITIGGIKGKYRNISTALLDVSSNVYFIYAGTYKEQVYINRPNVTLIGESRQTTRFSSNTVHITNNLPASQAGSNDLSGTVRVSSLATGVSLYNLNISNTYGKPVTQSQAIALSVQAGMFGAYAIALKGYQDTLLANVGTQFYGRSYINGAVDFIFGQRASIWITRSEIETLGDGYITASGRLENDANWYVIDRTKVYSNGTGSVYLGRPWRNYARVVFQNSELGANVLPAGWSIWSTTDNRTNMTDFADLKIPALVLGMTNCTACIRKDLKAYLFHTFLFNLTFTLTWFNMSRASSILLSILPILAWSATLANAVPVSQVNGEAQSGSYIVVLKETATMKTHVASMKGKFAASKSKTNSQVTYDYDFMNGYSAKLDNDSLKDLTQSPDVEMIIPDTLVYPTTAILVQNDAPWGLARVSSRVKLPEGSSAGSLNYTFERKPSPAGVDVYILDTGVNIHHTDFQGRARWGKTFGTDGDNDLHGHGTHVAGTVAGKRWGVAKAASIVAVKVLSDRGPGPTSNIIAGVTWAVAEARRTGRPSVINMSLGGSANDALDRAVTKAVAAGVHVVVAAGNDNVDASGTSPARAESVITVGASNITDQRWVSSNTSGSNFGSSVDIFAPGQRIMSAATNTTMNAIAKTGTSMAAPHVAGLIAYLLATEGRRTPQNMLARVKQLAPDGVLKGLPSDTRNEIIWNGQ, encoded by the exons ATGGAGCTTTTAGTAAACAGTCTCGAGCCTACTG GTTTATTGGGCTCTGCGTTTGTTGTGTCTGCCGGAAGCTATCCTCCAAACGGGTCAATCACTATTGGTGGTATAAAAGGAAAATATCGCAATATTTCTACAGCACTTCTAGATGTTTCAAG CAATGTATACTTTATCTACGCTGGAACTTACAAGGAGCAGGTGTATATCAACCGACCCAATGTTACGCTCATCGGGGAGTCTCGCCAAACTACCCGGTTCAGTAGCAACACAGTCCACATTACGAACAACCTTCCAGCCAGTCAGGCCGGGTCCAATGATCTCTCTGGAACCGTTCGTGTCAGCAGCCTCGCGACTGGCGTAAGCCTCTACAATT TGAACATATCTAATACTTACGGCAAG CCAGTGACCCAGTCTCAAGCAATCGCGCTGAGTGTTCAAGCCGGAATGTTCGGAGCATATGCTATCGCGCTGAAAGGGTATCAGGACACACTACTTGCCAATGTT GGGACCCAATTCTACGGCCGGAGCTATATCAACGGAGCAGTTGacttt ATTTTCGGTCAACGGGCGTCTATTTGGATTACACGGTCTGAGATCGAGACG TTGGGCGATGGATACATAACTGCATCAGGTCGCCTGGAGAATGACGCTAATTGGTATGTTATCGACCGTACAAAAGTGTATAGCAATGGCACTGGGTCGGTATATCTTGGTCGTCCCTGGAG AAACTACGCTCGAGTCGTGTTTCAAAATAGCGAATTAGGCGCTAATGT CTTGCCAGCTGGATGGAGTATCTGGTCTACTACTGACAACCGAACGAACATGACTGATTTTGCTGATTTAAAAATACCGG CCCTGGTGCTTGGAATGACCAAC TGCACAGCATGCATACGAAAAGATCTAAAAGCGTATCTTTTCCACACGTTTCTCTTCAACTTGACCTTTACCCTTACCTGGTTCAATATGTCCCGAGCATCGTCTATCCTACTCTCAATACTTCCAATTCTTGCATGGTCTGCAACCCTAGCCAACGCAGTGCCTGTATCGCAGGTCAATGGGGAAGCTCAATCTGGCTCTTACATC GTCGTACTTAAAGAAACGGCCACCATGAAGACTCACGTCGCCTCAATGAAGGGCAAATTCGCAGCGTCCAAATCAAAGACAAATTCCCAAGTAACTTATGATTATGATT TCATGAACGGCTATTCGGCCAAACTGGACAATGATTCTCTGAAAGACCTAACCCAATCCCCAGATGTAGAAATGATCATTCCTGATACATTAGTATATCCTACTACCGCCATCCTCGTCCA GAATGATGCTCCCTGGGGTCTCGCCCGAGTCAGTTCTAGGGTAAAATTACCCGAAGGCTCCTCGGCAGGCAGTCTTAACTATACCTTTGAGAGAAAGCCGTCGCCAGCAGGCGTGGACGTATACATACTTGACACTGGTGTCAACATCCACCATACAGATTTTCAAGGGCGAGCCCGATGGGGCAAGACGTTCGGAACAGACGGAGATAATGACCTTCACGGCCATGGAACCCATGTCGCTGGCACGGTTGCAGGTAAACGGTGGGGGGTCGCCAAGGCTGCATCAATCGTTGCAGTCAAAGTCCTCTCCGACAGAGGGCCAGGGCCAACAAGCAATATAATTGCAGGGGTTACTTGGGCTGTAGCAGAGGCAAGGAGAACAGGTCGCCCTTCTGTGATCAATATGTCTCTGGGAGGATCAGCCAACGATGCCCTTGACCGAGCAGTCACCAAGGCTGTTGCTGCGGGGGTACATGTGGTAGTTGCCGCCGGTAACGACAACGTTGATGCGAGCGGAACAAGTCCCGCTCGTGCTGAATCAGTGATTACTGTTGGAGCATCGAACATCACCGATCAGCGATGGGTATCGTCCAATACCTCGGGTTCGAACTTTGGGAGCTCAGTCGATATATTTGCCCCTGGTCAACGAATCATGTCCGCTGCGACGAATACAACTATGAACGCGATAGCCAAAACCGGTACCTCAATGGCGGCGCCCCACGTTGCTGGGCTCATCGCATATTTATTAGCAACTGAAGGTCGTCGCACTCCACAAAATATGCTGGCCCGCGTCAAGCAACTGGCGCCTGACGGTGTGCTCAAAGGACTTCCAAGTGACACAAG GAATGAGATTATCTGGAATGGACAGTAG
- a CDS encoding WD40 domain-containing protein, which produces MSDQPLKIIATCASRDPLASQITTRSVWHSQPTTLTGCYTTQNLVALALGCKDGSIFTFTSSAAQVLLDSKQPPSIQVPSDSEIASARKRAPMSAPHPGATSPGPTYRPLSPSAASMSAFSNKSGSGTHTPNPLAIPSRARITQPGISRASIEAPKARVEVGDEQEKLRTMLARGSTAGGSNKGRRVSLGSLESFEGKDRVERKSGEVPRGPMSLARSVVDIALGGLGTKASATSGSAPILAPTDDESDDDTTSVISPSVSEATLATSAAVKAGLDLGSLKLQLRSHILPAHGGYGEAVTGLKAISDQDLYVCLQASGTLSLLSLNDGCCLASIHADDLPRLNPPQDYKEADSVAGSWEWVNMSLVPYIESVVVIIVARPHPNFITTRSTRSRVAMYKIPEFNPETVPDTSVALEKVGEWFLEADALTVGFVTGHTGIMLAYVNNDGHVVISPLNMLPPPPEDDIRKPEEYTQPVVPSLGMIPIPNPFKTLKPRETTQLHLKPQYRDGRLLVGAERNLGMCLDWSKVDEVGEEILGMRVYAQALIGSDVLIVLWTSERVLVYNVGDRQTEVRRLGEYLSGDTMDVHISSNREFILVRQSGLETYKIRKTDTNGDPSSVFKEVAYYCDKTTGPAFRSQLQSAVIVSLMGQFYTVIAGTSPESGLTIGLQQLSKDSKLNENIWCSQANSGQRCIETTAVLPIDIDSIFVARSNGQLYRSTFSEFLSDPGLEPNKDILSPKATRLWSVTEEWSKTVYLLGALNDGGIACWDSRNLKLVARWTIFNTELETVINLSLGDDRLGKLKGSLMAVAADGTIAVIVLDSMHLRDNLLLFYSHGLARLWDMKTHEFWRSMQQNKGEELLDQGGWFEVPVGRWEAPRSFHILGALQNNISSPDASATLMVDVSSLSDLAGKHPTIGQPQERKPDIVRKQISQIIAAIAPCGMDDDVDKSCEGAFRTCNVGKVSWGLISERFGVSSIIVSDDAAGVWKVSPRYTALRLLSVVTLLRTAASFEEHEQDVSRILAFYVGCLANAVGPEFQPPSLSVLATFWVSSSDEVRQAARLLFESRLSQMEEAEVVQCVTFWREHPVQALVVCAVIAASRHSLLPTVYVKDIAKSIALYLHDELEASTSPVNRILSIELSSRGFQVWQHHIDAMEMLRALFGFAMLPSGGGKNVGGKEARAAVLQIAASSTPLFMTTLSLDITQPKSTEHRRATMQLVAFIVRKKPLVLYPNLPRLVEAVVKSLDPNSTAARDAIVDAATEILAEVVRIYPSVDFHTATQKLAVGTPEGAVIVYDLKTATRLYVLEGHSRRLTVLSFSPDGRRLATASLEESVVMVWKVGASFTSWFAPGVPPRQGHGHGEPFKRLDFNVGDEAYMTIAATLEWVNFTWPTDRTARLSIRDSMLTFNC; this is translated from the exons ATGTCAGATCAACCTTTGAAAATAATTGCGACTTGTGCGAGCCGTGATCCTCTCGCATCACAGATCACCACACGATCCGTATGGCATAGCCAACCGACCACTTTGACTGGTTGTTACACCACTCAAAACCTGGTTGCTCTAGCCTTGGGATGCAAGGATGGCTCGATATTCACTTTCACATCCTCTGCAGCTCAAGTTCTACTCGACTCTAAACAGCCACCATCTATTCAGGTCCCGTCAGATTCAGAAATTGCCAGCGCGCGAAAACGGGCTCCAATGTCAGCTCCTCATCCTGGAGCGACTTCACCTGGGCCAACGTACAGGCCGCTTTCCCCTTCTGCCGCATCTATGTCAGCATTTTCAAACAAAAGCGGAAGTGGCACCCATACGCCAAACCCTTTGGCTATCCCCAGCCGAGCTCGTATCACTCAGCCAGGAATATCTCGAGCTTCGATCGAGGCCCCCAAGGCTCGCGTGGAGGTTGGTGACGAACAGGAGAAACTTCGCACCATGCTCGCTAGAGGGTCAACAGCTGGAGGATCAAATAAGGGTAGGCGTGTGAGCCTAGGCAGCCTGGAGAGTTTTGAGGGAAAGGACAGGGTTGAACGAAAGTCCGGCGAGGTGCCGCGTGGGCCGATGAGCCTAGCGAGAAGTGTGGTGGATATTGCACTTGGAGGGCTGGGCACGAAGGCGTCTGCGACATCCGGCTCAGCACCTATTCTTGCTCCTACTGATGACGAGAGTGACGATGACACAACGTCGGTAATCAGCCCCTCTGTATCCGAAGCGACCTTGGCCACCTCAGCTGCTGTGAAAGCTGGGCTCGACCTGGGCTCCCTGAAACTCCAGTTGAGAAGTCATATTTTACCTGCACATGGTGGTTATGGAGAAGCTGTGACTGGGCTAAAGGCGATCAGCGACCAAGATCTGTACGTTTGTCTCCAAGCCAGTGG CACGTTGAGCCTGCTCTCGTTAAATGATGGATGCTGTCTTGCATCTATTCATGCTGACGACCTTCCACGACTCAATCCGCCCCAAGATTACAAGGAGGCAGACTCAGTAGCTGGTTCATGGGAATGGGTTAACATGTCGCTTGTCCCATATATAGAG TCGGTTGTTGTGATTATTGTAGCCAGGCCACACCCAAATTTTATAACCACAAGGTCAACTCGCTCCCGTGTCGCGATGTATAAAATCCCAGAGTTCAATCCCGAAACAGTTCCTGACACTTCTGTCGCTCTGGAGAAAGTGGGGGAGTGGTTTCTTGAAGCAGATGCTCTAACAGTTGGATTCGTGACTGGCCATA CCGGGATAATGTTGGCGTATGTAAACAACGATGGGCACGTGGTAATATCACCGTTGAATATgcttcctccacccccagagGACGATATCAGGAAGCCGGAAGAGTACACACAACCTGTCGTCCCTTCGCTCGGGATGATACCGATACCAAACCCATTTAAGACACTCAAACCACGTGAAACCACTCAGTTGCATTTAAAACCGCAGTATCGAGACGGGAGATTGCTTGTAGGGGCTGAAAGGAATTTAGGAATGTGTTTAGACTGGTCCAAAGTAGATGAGGTTGGCGAAGAAATCTTGGGAATGAGGGTTTATGCGCAGGCGCTTATCGGGAGCGATGTTCTCATCGTGCTATGGACTTCGGAAAGAGTTTTG GTATACAACGTGGGCGACCGCCAGACTGAAGTTCGAAGATTGGGCGAATACCTATCTGGGGACACCATGGATGTGCATATTTCTTCAAACAGAGAGTTCATTCTTGTTAGACAA AGCGGTTTAGAAACGTATAAAATTCGCAAAACTGACACAAACGGGGACCCCTCGTCCGTTTTTAAGGAAGTTGCCTACTA CTGTGATAAAACAACTGGGCCTGCCTTCCGGTCACAATTGCAATCGGCAGTTATAGTTTCCTTGATGGGGCAGTTTTATACTGTGATCGCTGGAACATCCCCCGAATCAGGCTTGACTATCGGCCTCCAACAGCTATCCAAGGATAGCAAGCTAAATGAAAACATATGGTGCTCGCAGGCAAACAGCGGACAAAGATGCATTGAGACAACAGCCGTCCTTCCGATCGACATCGATTCCATATTTGTAGCACGAT CAAATGGCCAGTTGTACCGCAGCACATTTTCAGAATTCTTGTCAGACCCTGGTCTGGAGCCCAATAAAGATATATTAAGTCCCAAGGCAACACGATTGTGGTCTGTCACAGAAGAATGGAGTAAAACCGTGTATCTATTAGGTGCATTAAATGATGGTGGAATCGCATGTTGGGATTCTCG AAACCTCAAGCTGGTGGCACGCTGGACCATTTTTAATACTGAGCTAGAAACAGTGATTAACCTCAGCTTGGGAGATGACCGCCTAGGTAAGCTGAAAGGGTCCCTTATGGCCGTGGCCGCGGATGGGACAATTGCGGTAATTGTGCTCGATAGCATGCACCT GCGGGATAATCTATTGCTCTTCTACTCGCATGGGCTCGCACGATTGTGGGATATGAAAACACATGAATTTTGGCGTTCGATGCAGCAAAACAAAGGCGAGGAATTGCTTGATCAAGGGGGTTGGTTTGAAGT ACCGGTCGGACGATGGGAAGCACCGAGATCTTTTCATATCCTTGGTGCACTACAGAATAACATATCATCGCCAGATGCGTCTGCGACCCTCATGGTTGATGTGTCTTCGCTCTCAGACCTGGCTGGAAAACATCCTACAATAGGGCAACCCCAAGAACGAAAGCCGGACATTGTGCGCAAACAAATCTCACAAATTATAGCAGCCATAGCTCCTTGTGGAATGGACGATGATGTAGACAAGTCGTGCGAAGGTGCATTTCGTACATGTAATGTGGGCAAGGTCTCATGGGGTCTGATCAG CGAGAGATTTGGAGTTAGTTCAATCATAGTATCCGATGACGCGGCAGGAGTCTGGAAAGTCTCACCGCGATACACTGCATTAAGGCTGCTGAGTGTGGTTACGCTATTAAGGACTGCCGCATCATTCGAAG AACATGAGCAAGACGTTAGCAGAATACTCGCGTTTTATGTTGGCTGCCTGGCAAATGCAGTTGGACCGGAATTTCAGCCCCCCTCCCTGAGCGTGCTTGCTACATTCTGGGTTAGTAGCTCTG ATGAAGTTCGACAAGCTGCTAGGTTGCTTTTCGAGTCCAGGCTATCTCAGATGGAGGAGGCAGAGGTTGTCCAATGTGTTACATTCTGGCGTGAACACC CTGTTCAAGCGCTCGTAGTTTGTGCAGTCATTGCCGCAAGTAGACATTCGTTGTTGCCAACAGT TTACGTGAAAGACATCGCCAAGTCTATTGCGTTGTATTTGCACGATGAACTCGAAGCATCTACCTCGCCGGTGAAtcgtatcctttccattgaATTATCTTCACGTGGTTTTCAAGTGTGGCAGCATCACATCGATGCGATGGAAATGCTTCGTGCATTATTTGGTTTCGCCATGTTGCCTTCCGGAGGGGGCAAAAATGTGGGAGGGAAAGAAGCACGAGCAGCAGTCTTGCAGATTGCAGCTAGCAGTACGCCCCTGTTCATGACTACATTGTCATTAGATATTACCCAACCTAAGTCGACGGAGCATCGACGTGCAACTATGCAGCTGGTTGCATTCATTGTTCGCAAG AAACCATTGGTGCTATATCCGAACCTACCTCGTTTAGTCGAGGCAGTTGTTAAATCACTTGACCCAAACTCGACCGCCGCAAGAGATGCCATTGTAGACGCCGCGACAGAGATTCTGGCCGAGGTCGTGCGCAT TTATCCAAGTGTTGACTTTCATACTGCCACTCAAAAACTTGCGGTTGGAACACCAGAAGGCGCGGTGATCGTCTACGATCTTAAAACCGCAACCCGGCTCTACGTCTTAGAGGGACATTCTCGCCGCTTGACTGTTTTGAGCTTCTCACCCGATGGCCGGCGACTAGCCACGGCCAGTCTAGAAGAAAGTGTCGTAATGGTCTGGAAGGTGGGAGCTAGTTTCACGAGCTGGTTCGCACCAGGGGTTCCCCCTCGTCAGGGACACGGTCATGGGGAGCCATTCAAGCGACTAGATTTCAACGTGGGTGATGAGG CATATATGACGATTGCGGCAACACTCGAATGGGTTAACTTTACATGGCCTACTGATCGAACGGCGCGGCTGAGCATCCGAGACAGCATGCTCACATTCAATTGCTGA
- a CDS encoding WD40 repeat-like protein, producing MIALRVATLTTLVVFVAAAPTPRPWDGGDAYTGVGGQAFGGSVYGGEGKGPLGLGPIKALNINSGNAGDGGAADSGVAVGGKGGDKITKGGKKGSKKGTSAGGSGGGNAYTGNGGQASGGNVYGESGISILNIGSGNAGDAGSATSGSSFGGDAGKMIN from the exons ATGATTGCTCTCCGTGTTGCCACTCTCACTACTCTTGTCGTCTTCGTCGCTGCGGCTCCTACTCCTCGTCCTTGGGACGGTGGGGATGC TTACACCGGTGTTGGCGGCCAGGCCTTTGGTGGTTCCGTCTACGGTGGTGAAGGCAAAGGACCTCTTGGCCTTGGTCCCATCAAGGCGCTCAATATTAACTCTGGCAATGCCGGTGACGGCGGAGCTGCTGATTCTGGCGTTGCCGTTGGTGGAAAGGGAGGCGACAA AATTACCAAAGGCGGAAAGAAGGGCAGCAAGAAGGGAACTTCTGCCGGTGGCTCTGGGGGCGGAAACGCCTATACCGGTAACGGTGGCCAAGCCTCTGGAGGTAACGTTTATGGTGAGAGTGGGATCAGCATTCTCAACATTGGGTCTG GCAACGCTGGGGATGCTGGCTCTGCAACCAGCGGATCGTCATTTGGCGGCGATGCTGGAAAGATGATCAACTAG
- a CDS encoding beta-hexosaminidase — MFSLSKLALIATLLSVNPTYALWPRPAQLSTGTTTLRLSPSFDIKLPDGAPSDLKDAVDRAKAELKGDKLERLVVGRGSGDASRIKSAQIQDEAITALGTRDEAYTLSVPADGNAAVISANSTLGLFRGLTTFTQMWYTYDSYTYTAEAPYAITDKPAYPYRGLHLDTARNYFPVADIKRTLDAMSWVKLNQFHWHIVDSQSFPLTLSKFPELAAKGAYSSKQIYSEADVKGIITYAAQRGIDVMLEIDTPGHTAIIGESHPEYIACMHKTPWATYANEPPAGQLRLANPEVRKFTADLFSALLNPLKGLGTLFSSGGDEINAKCYAEDEETQKQLQNQGLDFEGALNVFTNQTHKAIRDAGRTPVVWEEMILNHNVTLPQDTIALVWISSANVASVVNKGYRVIHAPSDFFYLDCGAGGWAYSFDPLNGTTGDQASLVMGGQSLLWTEQSDPSNLDSIVWPRAAAGAEVFWTGGNRNVTEALPRLHDIRYRMVQRGVRAIALQPEWCAVRPYACDLTA, encoded by the exons ATGTTCTCTCTCTCAAAACTTGCACTCATCGCTACACTCTTGAGTGTTAACCCGACGTATGCGTTATGGCCAAGGCCAGCTCAATTAAGTACTGGGACAACAACTCTACGGCTGTCTCCTTCGTTCGATATTAAGCTCCCCGATGGGGCACCCTCCGATCTTAAAGATGCTGTCGACAGGGCCAAGGCTGAGCTCAAAGGCGATAAACTCGAAAGATTGGTCGTTGGGCGAGGCTCTGGCGATGCTTCGCGTATCAAGAGCGCCC AAATTCAAGACGAAGCAATAACCGCTCTTGGTACGCGCGACGAGGCATATACATTGAGTGTGCCGGCGGATGGGAATGCAGCTGTTATTAGTGCCAACTCGACGTTGGGCTTGTTCCGTGGATTGACAACGTTTACTCAAATGTG GTACACCTACGATTCATATACCTACACTGCAGAAGCTCCGTATGCGATCACAGATAAGCCTGCCTAC CCATACCGAGGCCTCCACCTTGATACTGCGCGCAACTATTTCCCTGTTGCGGATATTAAGCGTACCCTCGATGCGATGTCATGGGTGAAGCTCAACCAGTTCCATTG GCATATCGTTGATTCGCAATCATTCCCCCTTACTCTCTCCAAGTTCCCAGAACTGGCAGCAAAAGGGGCGTATTCGTCCAAGCAAATTTACAGCGAAGCCGATGTCAAGGGAATTATTACTTATGCTGCTCAA CGCGGAATTGACGTCATGCTTGAAATCGACACACCGGGACACACCGCTATTATTGGAGAGTCGCATCCAGAATATATTGCATGTATG CACAAGACACCGTGGGCAACATACGCAAACGAACCACCTGCAGGGCAACTCCGCCTCGCTAACCCCGAAGTTCGAAAGTTCACAGCCGATCTCTTCTCTGCCCTCCTAAACCCGCTCAAGGGTCTGGGTACTTTGTTTAGTTCGGGAGGAGATGAAATCAATGCTAAATGCTACGCCGAGGACGAGGAAACGCAAAAACAGCTTCAGAACCAGGGCCTCGATTTTGAGGGTGCGCTAAATGTATTCACGAATCAGACCCACAAAGCTATAAGAGACGCTGGACGAACTCCAGTTGTCTGGGAAG AAATGATCCTCAATCACAATGTAACTCTTCCACAGGACACGATTGCCCTGGTTTGGATATCATCCGCCAACGTTGCCTCGGTTGTTAACAAGGGATACCGTGTGATTCATGCACCGTCGGACTTCTTCTACTTGGATTGTGGTGCAGGCGGATGG GCCTATTCATTTGATCCACTAAATGGCACAACTGGAGATCAAGCCAGCCTCGTGATGGGAG GACAATCTCTCTTGTGGACAGAACAATCTGATCCTTCCAATTTGGATTCTATTGTCTGGCCCCGTGCTGCTGCTGGTGCCGAAGTGTTTTGGACTGGCGGTAACCGAAACGTTACCGAGGCTTTGCCCCGTTTACACGACATCCGTTATCGTATGGTGCAGCGCGGGGTACGTGCCATTGCTCTCCAGCCCGAGTGGTGTGCGGTCCGCCCATACGCCTGCGACCTTACCGCATGA